GAAATTCATACATTGGCAGAAAGTCCATGAGTTGGGAGAATACTGTTTTCCCTGTGTACATGAGCCACCCCTCTTATCGTTTTGGAGTGGCAATACGGCAGAAAAAAATTCAAGTCGATAAAAAGAAAAAACATGCTTAATTATCCGTTAATATTTGTTTTCTGACGCGAGAATTTTCAATTAACCGGACACTAATGATTTAGTATATATCCGCGTCGAAAATGCAATGTTTTCATTTTATTATCATTAAAATGAAGAGAGATCATGGAAAATGTGGAGCAAAAATTATTTTGCCTTACCCTTATGTCTCTTGTTTCTTTGGCAGCAAATGCTTCATTCCATGATACGAGTATAAAAACGGATAGGGGGTACCAATTTACAAGATAGTATCGTAACTCTAACTATATCGTTTTTCCAGATTATATTGCCATTAATGGAAACTAGCAAGATTGGACAGCATTTGCCAATCGAGATTTTTCCTTCTAAAATGCTTCCCAAAGAAGCCTCCCCTCCACATTTGCATTTCCAACACGATACCCTGATTAATATCATTAAATCCGCCCGTCATCCGGAGAAGCAGAATCGGCTTAATAACCTTAACTATATTTGTTTCCCGGGCTTCTATGCAACTGTTTCCTCATGTCAAACCTTTAGGATAACAATAGGATTTTTAACGTCCATTCAGAGGATTATCGGAAAGATGAATTCACTTAGCTTTCGTGGATATTACTCGCCACTGCCATCAGGGATGCATTGCAACATACTCTTTTGCACTTTTTTCGGAGTCGGCAAAACTGCTTATAGAGGTGAGATGATATTGACCTTGTGATCTTAGAAACGTGACACCCTCTTACTTACTATTATCCCATATAAATGAACATTACCTTATTTTACCCTTACAAGGAACTGTTAAAAATGGACACTGAAAAAGCACAACAGATTCTCTTAGATATTGAAGATAAAATACTCAACAGTGTTAATCTCGGCTTTGATCCGGAGGTGCTTGATCTGCTTAATAATCCCGACGCAAGTGAGGGGCAAATTGAACTGCTGAAGGCAAAGATCGGAGATGAAATTCTGGCAAGACTTTTTAATATAGCAAACTCCGTTTATTACGGACAGCTCAAAAGAGGACCTGTTGATACATTCTACAAAGTTGTGTCCAGATTGGGCATGGACTTTACGCGAGTCCTCATCATATTCCTCGCGTTTGCCGCCCTTTCAAAGGACAAGGAGGTGAAAATTATTTTTGCCAAAAGTTTTGCAACTTCACTACTGGGCGGCAGAATATTGGCAAAGGAATTCGGGCTCAGGGACAACGATGCAAAAAAGGTGGAGCTTGGTGGACTCCTCCTCGAAATAGGCAAGATTATCATCGCCATATACAGGTCGCTCTATAACGACGACTATGAGCAAGCGGAAATAGAAGAAGATTTTATCTCTCAGTATCATTCACTCCTTGGCCTGAAAATCGTTGATAAATTTAAATTACCAGAATTCCTGAAGGACATGATTTCCACGGAATG
The Deltaproteobacteria bacterium DNA segment above includes these coding regions:
- a CDS encoding HDOD domain-containing protein — translated: MDTEKAQQILLDIEDKILNSVNLGFDPEVLDLLNNPDASEGQIELLKAKIGDEILARLFNIANSVYYGQLKRGPVDTFYKVVSRLGMDFTRVLIIFLAFAALSKDKEVKIIFAKSFATSLLGGRILAKEFGLRDNDAKKVELGGLLLEIGKIIIAIYRSLYNDDYEQAEIEEDFISQYHSLLGLKIVDKFKLPEFLKDMISTECLTLETELISLSGIVIVAYSLVDLSFRRFGNKLVIASPMPDPDGTVVHTIGAVVEETFKAVGLAGYIEIIRQSLPNRGWSKG